The Lactuca sativa cultivar Salinas chromosome 2, Lsat_Salinas_v11, whole genome shotgun sequence genome includes a window with the following:
- the LOC111920746 gene encoding non-specific lipid transfer protein GPI-anchored 20 translates to MAFRCLILTLALALCYVVAPVYTQINTPCTPSMITTFTPCLNFITNSTTNGSSTPTSDCCNSLKSITSSGTDCLCLIVTGSVPFQIPINQTLAISLPRACRMPGVPLQCKAAAAAPIPSSAGPAPSPGSSSTVQETMTPTSAPESKTTPTLAPQSDMTPDLSPPSTGVDTTNQGSRPTVTPSAAASNYVYSPFILVGTGVTFIGYFLF, encoded by the exons ATGGCTTTCCGATGCTTAATTCTGACCTTAGCTCTGGCATTATGTTATGTGGTGGCACCTGTTTACACTCAAATTAACACTCCATGCACCCCATCAATGATAACTACCTTCACTCCATGTTTGAACTTCATAACCAATAGCACCACAAACGGAAGTTCTACACCAACCTCCGATTGTTGCAATTCTCTCAAATCCATCACAAGTAGTGGCACAGATTGTCTCTGCCTAATTGTTACAGGCAGCGTACCCTTCCAAATTCCCATCAACCAGACCCTTGCCATCTCTCTGCCACGTGCATGTCGCATGCCCGGTGTGCCTCTTCAGTGTAAAG CTGCTGCAGCAGCTCCTATTCCTTCTTCGGCAG GGCCAGCTCCATCTCCAGGAAGTAGTTCTACTGTACAAGAGACGATGACACCAACCTCAGCACCTGAATCAAAAACAACACCAACTTTGGCACCACAATCTGATATGACACCAGACTTATCGCCACCATCTACCGGTGTGGACACTACCAATCAAGGGAGTCGTCCCACCGTAACACCGTCAGCTGCTGCTTCCAATTATGTCTATTCACCGTTTATTCTAGTTGGGACTGGAGTAACCTTCATAGGGTATTTCTTGTTCTAG